One Pseudonocardia sediminis DNA window includes the following coding sequences:
- a CDS encoding S1C family serine protease encodes MGPTDTDTREQGSASPYGEPGGQPAGQQPAGTWGHGGPTQTFPPYGGSGAPPTSTYPPFGVGSTPPPRRPRRAMTGIVAAALAAGLVGGGVGFGGAYALMDTSGGGSTTLTSASSPAQASTPADGTVAGAAAKAMPSTVDIQVRTAQGTAEGSGVILTADGDVLTNNHVVSGAQGGQISVTLADGSSHTASVVGTSPSYDLAVIKLQGVSGLTAATLGQSGDVQVGEQVVAIGSPQGLSGTVTAGIVSAQNRTVTAGGDGEAPVVYNGLQTDAPINQGNSGGPLVNLAGQVVGINSAIATSGQNAGSIGLGFAIPVDQARRVAQELMTNGTATKPQLGVQGTVASSATGAATPATGGAQISTVQPGSAAERAGLRTGDVVTKVGDTPVSDFTDLVARVGTYAPGENVTLTVTNGGATRTVPVTLGSVPDQAATTSTGNGAQGGSGQGGTSPFGGADPFGQGGN; translated from the coding sequence ATGGGTCCGACCGACACCGACACCCGCGAGCAGGGTTCCGCCTCGCCGTACGGGGAGCCGGGTGGTCAGCCGGCGGGGCAGCAGCCCGCCGGCACGTGGGGACACGGCGGGCCGACCCAGACGTTCCCGCCCTACGGCGGCTCCGGGGCCCCGCCCACGTCGACCTACCCGCCGTTCGGTGTCGGTTCCACCCCTCCCCCGCGGCGTCCGCGCCGGGCGATGACCGGCATCGTGGCCGCGGCGCTGGCCGCCGGCCTCGTCGGCGGCGGGGTCGGGTTCGGCGGCGCGTACGCGCTGATGGACACCTCCGGCGGCGGCTCGACGACGCTGACCAGCGCGTCCAGCCCGGCGCAGGCGAGCACGCCCGCCGACGGCACCGTCGCCGGCGCGGCCGCCAAGGCCATGCCGAGCACGGTCGACATCCAGGTCCGCACCGCGCAGGGCACCGCCGAGGGCAGCGGCGTCATCCTCACCGCCGACGGCGACGTGCTCACCAACAACCACGTCGTCTCCGGCGCCCAGGGCGGGCAGATCTCGGTGACGCTGGCCGACGGCTCGTCGCACACCGCGTCGGTGGTCGGCACCTCGCCCAGCTACGACCTCGCGGTGATCAAGCTGCAGGGCGTCTCCGGGCTCACCGCGGCCACCCTCGGGCAGTCCGGGGACGTGCAGGTCGGCGAGCAGGTCGTCGCGATCGGCTCGCCGCAGGGCCTGTCCGGCACCGTCACCGCCGGCATCGTCAGCGCGCAGAACCGGACCGTCACCGCGGGCGGGGACGGCGAGGCGCCGGTCGTCTACAACGGCCTGCAGACCGACGCCCCGATCAACCAGGGCAACTCGGGCGGGCCGCTGGTGAACCTCGCCGGGCAGGTCGTGGGCATCAACTCCGCGATCGCCACGTCCGGGCAGAACGCCGGCAGCATCGGCCTCGGTTTCGCGATCCCGGTCGACCAGGCCCGCCGCGTCGCCCAGGAGCTGATGACGAACGGCACCGCGACCAAGCCCCAGCTCGGGGTGCAGGGCACCGTGGCCAGCAGCGCCACCGGTGCCGCGACCCCGGCGACCGGTGGCGCGCAGATCTCCACCGTGCAGCCCGGCTCGGCCGCCGAGCGGGCCGGGCTCAGGACCGGTGACGTGGTGACCAAGGTCGGCGACACCCCGGTCAGCGACTTCACCGACCTCGTCGCCCGCGTCGGGACCTACGCCCCCGGCGAGAACGTGACACTGACCGTGACCAACGGCGGCGCCACCCGGACCGTTCCGGTCACCCTGGGCAGCGTCCCGGACCAGGCCGCCACGACCAGCACCGGCAACGGCGCCCAGGGCGGTTCGGGCCAGGGCGGGACCAGCCCGTTCGGCGGCGCCGACCCGTTCGGCCAGGGCGGTAACTGA
- a CDS encoding thiolase family protein, which produces MPEAVVVDAVRTPIGKRKGSLADIHAADLSAAVLTELARRTGLDPNLVDDVVWGCVNQVGEQAAQVGRYAVLAAGWPETVPGVTINRACGSSQSSFDFAAGMVMAGQYDVVVAGGVETMTRVPLGAGRDPSLGRQYGPLVRERYKADLTSGEFPNEDFNQGVGAERIARDWGFSRQRLDEYASRSHELAAAAIDAGAFDDQLAPVPGAPGFTADEGLRRGTTPETLAKLKPSFSENGVIHAGNSSQISDGASAVLIMTPERAKELGLTPIARYHSGAVSGADPLRMLTGPIPATQKALKRSGLSIGDIGAFEVNEAFAPVPLAWQAELGAETEKLNPLGGAIAVGHPLGGSGTILLTRLVHHMRDKNIRYGLQTMCEGGGTANATILELV; this is translated from the coding sequence CGTCGTCGTGGACGCCGTACGCACCCCCATCGGCAAGCGGAAGGGGTCGCTGGCCGACATCCACGCGGCCGACCTCTCCGCCGCGGTGCTGACCGAGCTGGCCCGTCGCACCGGTCTCGACCCCAACCTCGTCGACGACGTCGTGTGGGGCTGCGTGAACCAGGTCGGGGAGCAGGCCGCGCAGGTCGGGCGCTACGCCGTGCTCGCCGCGGGCTGGCCGGAGACCGTGCCCGGCGTGACCATCAACCGCGCCTGCGGGTCGAGCCAGAGCTCGTTCGACTTCGCCGCGGGCATGGTGATGGCCGGGCAGTACGACGTCGTCGTCGCCGGCGGGGTGGAGACGATGACCCGGGTGCCGCTGGGCGCCGGGCGCGACCCGTCGCTGGGCCGCCAGTACGGCCCGCTCGTGCGTGAGCGCTACAAGGCCGACCTGACCTCGGGCGAGTTCCCCAACGAGGACTTCAACCAGGGTGTCGGTGCCGAGCGGATCGCCCGCGACTGGGGCTTCTCCCGGCAGCGTCTCGACGAGTACGCCTCCCGCTCGCACGAGCTCGCCGCCGCCGCGATCGACGCCGGCGCGTTCGACGACCAGCTCGCCCCGGTGCCCGGCGCGCCCGGCTTCACCGCCGACGAGGGCCTGCGCCGCGGGACCACCCCGGAGACGCTGGCCAAGCTCAAGCCCTCGTTCAGCGAGAACGGCGTGATCCACGCCGGGAACAGCTCGCAGATCTCCGACGGCGCGTCCGCCGTGCTGATCATGACCCCGGAGCGGGCGAAGGAGCTCGGGCTGACCCCGATCGCGCGCTACCACTCCGGCGCGGTCTCCGGCGCGGACCCGCTGCGCATGCTCACCGGCCCGATCCCGGCGACCCAGAAGGCGCTCAAGCGCTCCGGCCTGTCGATCGGTGACATCGGGGCGTTCGAGGTCAACGAGGCGTTCGCGCCGGTCCCGCTCGCGTGGCAGGCCGAGCTGGGCGCCGAGACCGAGAAGCTGAACCCTCTCGGCGGCGCGATCGCGGTCGGGCACCCCCTGGGCGGCTCCGGCACGATCCTGCTCACCCGGCTCGTGCACCACATGCGGGACAAGAACATCCGCTACGGCCTGCAGACGATGTGCGAGGGCGGCGGTACGGCCAACGCCACCATCCTCGAGCTGGTCTGA
- a CDS encoding DedA family protein — protein sequence MSVFTWLDAELTPEAGQAAYLAVAGGVLLGSIVPVVPTGAVVGAAAAVAMTSPALSLPLVLLISAVAALAGDLVTFGVARAGSETVVGWLTRGQTPERLERMRGTFAERGWLVVMVGRIVPAGRIPVLVAAAAMGLTWRRLVPATAVGAVLWALLYGVLGVATGGLFDSPVVAALVATVLVLVVGGVSALIGRWRSRRSTEPAAAAGAPERS from the coding sequence ATGAGCGTGTTCACCTGGCTCGACGCCGAGCTGACGCCCGAGGCCGGGCAGGCCGCCTACCTCGCCGTCGCGGGCGGGGTGCTGCTCGGCTCGATCGTCCCGGTCGTGCCCACCGGTGCCGTCGTCGGCGCGGCGGCCGCGGTCGCGATGACGTCGCCGGCGCTGTCGCTGCCGCTGGTGCTGCTCATCTCCGCGGTCGCCGCGCTGGCCGGGGACCTGGTGACGTTCGGCGTCGCCCGGGCCGGGAGCGAGACCGTGGTCGGCTGGCTGACCCGCGGGCAGACCCCGGAGAGGCTGGAGAGGATGCGCGGCACGTTCGCCGAGCGCGGATGGCTGGTCGTGATGGTCGGGCGGATCGTGCCGGCCGGGCGGATCCCGGTGCTGGTCGCGGCCGCGGCGATGGGCCTGACGTGGCGACGGCTGGTGCCGGCCACCGCCGTCGGTGCGGTGCTGTGGGCGCTGCTCTACGGCGTGCTCGGGGTGGCGACCGGCGGGCTCTTCGACTCACCGGTGGTGGCCGCGCTCGTCGCGACGGTGCTGGTCCTGGTCGTCGGCGGGGTGTCGGCCCTGATCGGGCGATGGCGGTCCCGGCGCTCCACCGAGCCCGCGGCGGCCGCGGGTGCCCCGGAGCGTTCGTGA
- a CDS encoding phage holin family protein, producing MTPTPDRGRQPEPGRLVRGGRSLARVLLVWLTATVTLWVLDDALSGFAMEHWWLAPVCALLLGLLAAVVWPLVMRVALPVAVYTFGLGGLVLLAVAVVAVFSVVPGVTLAGPVEALAVVLGTAVATVLVSALLAIDTDEIFFRRTGRRARRHVAGGASPSPGVLFLQVDGLGLPTLRRAVRDGTMPTLARWLADGSHHLAGWHTDWSAQTGASQCGILHGDNDDVVGFRWYEKDRRRVVTCSSPGDAAEIERRHSDGHGLLSQDGAGRGNLFTGDAAHVSLTLSAVPLLTRARGGRVRRDRIGAGYYAYFANPVNAVRTFVAALADVVRELVDAARQRRADVRPRIRRGGLYPLARAGTTVVARDVLVSALIEDMLAGRPVAYADFVGYDEVAHHSGIERADALHVLRTIDQQIGRLARAAELAPRPYELVVLSDHGQTQGQAFTDRFGESVEHLVGRLCGEPGDDPAGEEPPEPVRAPRSADGWQLGATLAEAGSGVGPVARLLTARRTHADRVAARTAPERPASRAAPDVLVLASGHTALVSFTAVEGRASLERVERRYPDLLPGLVDHPGVGFLLVRGEHDGPMVLGRDGTHRLSDGVVTGEDPLEPYGPHAAALVARMDGFTHCADLMVNSRYDPVREDASPFEPHVGSHGGLGGPQNDAFVLYPAGWSGPETEIVGAEALHRVLRGWLTDLGHLNAVEAGEARTSG from the coding sequence GTGACGCCGACTCCGGACCGGGGGAGGCAGCCGGAGCCCGGGCGGCTGGTGCGCGGCGGACGGTCGCTGGCGCGTGTCCTGCTGGTCTGGCTGACCGCCACGGTCACGCTCTGGGTGCTCGACGACGCCCTGTCCGGCTTCGCGATGGAGCACTGGTGGCTCGCCCCGGTGTGCGCGCTGCTGCTGGGGCTGCTGGCCGCCGTCGTCTGGCCACTGGTGATGCGGGTGGCGCTCCCGGTCGCGGTCTACACGTTCGGCCTCGGCGGTCTGGTGCTGCTCGCGGTGGCCGTCGTCGCGGTGTTCTCGGTGGTGCCCGGGGTGACGCTGGCCGGGCCGGTGGAGGCCCTCGCGGTCGTCCTCGGGACCGCGGTGGCCACGGTGCTGGTCAGCGCCCTGCTCGCGATCGACACCGACGAGATCTTCTTCCGCCGTACCGGGCGCCGGGCCCGCCGCCACGTCGCCGGCGGCGCCTCGCCGTCGCCCGGTGTGCTGTTCCTGCAGGTCGACGGCCTGGGCCTGCCGACGCTGCGGCGCGCGGTCCGCGACGGCACCATGCCGACGCTGGCGCGTTGGCTCGCCGACGGCAGCCACCACCTCGCCGGCTGGCACACCGACTGGAGCGCGCAGACCGGGGCCAGCCAGTGCGGCATCCTGCACGGCGACAACGACGACGTGGTCGGCTTCCGCTGGTACGAGAAGGACCGGCGCCGGGTCGTCACCTGCTCCTCGCCGGGCGACGCGGCCGAGATCGAGCGCCGCCACTCCGACGGGCACGGCCTCCTGAGCCAGGACGGCGCCGGACGCGGCAACCTGTTCACCGGCGACGCCGCGCACGTCAGCCTGACGCTGAGCGCGGTGCCGCTCCTGACCCGCGCCCGCGGCGGACGGGTCCGCCGCGACCGGATCGGCGCCGGCTACTACGCCTACTTCGCCAACCCGGTGAACGCCGTGCGGACGTTCGTCGCCGCGCTGGCCGACGTGGTGCGCGAGCTCGTCGACGCCGCGCGCCAGCGCCGCGCGGACGTCCGGCCCCGGATCCGCCGGGGTGGGCTCTACCCGCTGGCCCGCGCCGGGACGACCGTCGTCGCCCGCGACGTGCTCGTCTCCGCCCTGATCGAGGACATGCTCGCCGGGCGTCCGGTGGCCTACGCCGACTTCGTCGGCTACGACGAGGTCGCGCACCACTCGGGTATCGAGCGGGCCGACGCGCTGCACGTCCTGCGCACGATCGACCAGCAGATCGGACGGCTGGCGCGCGCCGCCGAGCTGGCGCCGCGACCGTACGAGCTGGTGGTGCTCTCCGACCACGGCCAGACTCAGGGCCAGGCGTTCACCGACCGGTTCGGCGAGTCGGTCGAGCACCTCGTCGGGCGGCTGTGCGGCGAGCCGGGGGACGACCCGGCCGGTGAGGAGCCGCCGGAGCCGGTCCGCGCCCCGCGCAGTGCCGACGGCTGGCAGCTGGGTGCGACGCTGGCCGAGGCGGGCAGCGGGGTCGGACCCGTCGCCCGGTTGTTGACGGCCCGGCGGACCCACGCCGACCGTGTCGCCGCCCGCACCGCGCCGGAGCGCCCGGCGAGCCGGGCGGCCCCCGACGTCCTCGTCCTCGCCTCCGGGCACACCGCGCTGGTCTCGTTCACCGCCGTCGAGGGACGGGCGTCGCTGGAGCGGGTCGAGCGCCGTTACCCCGACCTGCTGCCCGGCCTCGTCGACCACCCGGGCGTCGGGTTCCTGCTGGTCCGCGGCGAGCACGACGGTCCGATGGTGCTCGGCCGCGACGGCACCCACCGCCTGTCCGACGGCGTCGTCACCGGTGAGGACCCGCTGGAGCCCTACGGCCCGCACGCGGCCGCCCTCGTCGCACGGATGGACGGCTTCACGCACTGCGCCGACCTGATGGTCAACAGCCGCTACGACCCCGTGCGGGAGGACGCGTCACCGTTCGAGCCGCACGTCGGGTCGCACGGCGGGCTCGGTGGCCCGCAGAACGACGCGTTCGTGCTGTACCCGGCCGGCTGGTCCGGGCCCGAGACGGAGATCGTCGGGGCGGAGGCGCTGCACCGGGTGCTGCGCGGCTGGCTCACCGACCTCGGGCACCTGAACGCGGTGGAGGCCGGAGAGGCCCGGACCTCCGGCTGA